One Gloeothece verrucosa PCC 7822 DNA window includes the following coding sequences:
- a CDS encoding S1 family peptidase has product MKKSALKRGSKIGGLSLVFLAFFAANGYTQTQFEATPHESKAVESQVSAINSSVLEIARQVTVRIFTDKNSGSGVIIGRRGQTYLVLTNHHVIASSADKIYKVLSSDGVTHEAALLSASSANSLDVAFLQFTSDRSYQVAEMGNSQQLSVGEPLLAVGFPNWYYPNPNRIENTRSWGNKAFTSSWGTVGMLLNRNIERGYQLGYTNDIKGGMSGGPIFNREGKLVGINGLMKSLTQGHKSITFSDGTRASLEQAQEILSLNWGIPIDKISQLRQFSSLGF; this is encoded by the coding sequence ATGAAAAAATCTGCTTTAAAGCGTGGGAGTAAAATAGGAGGACTATCATTAGTCTTTTTAGCATTTTTTGCGGCTAATGGCTATACACAAACTCAATTTGAAGCAACTCCCCATGAAAGCAAAGCAGTGGAGTCTCAGGTTTCGGCTATCAATTCATCAGTTTTAGAGATAGCTCGACAAGTTACCGTGAGAATTTTTACTGACAAAAATTCCGGGTCTGGTGTTATTATTGGGCGCAGAGGGCAAACTTATCTAGTTTTAACTAACCACCATGTGATTGCCAGTAGTGCTGATAAGATTTATAAGGTCTTGAGTTCTGATGGAGTGACTCATGAAGCGGCTTTATTATCTGCTTCCTCAGCTAATTCTCTTGATGTTGCCTTTTTACAATTTACCAGTGATCGTTCCTATCAAGTGGCTGAGATGGGTAATAGTCAACAGTTATCGGTAGGAGAACCTCTACTAGCTGTGGGATTTCCTAATTGGTATTATCCTAACCCTAATCGCATTGAAAATACTCGTTCCTGGGGAAATAAAGCCTTTACAAGCAGTTGGGGAACTGTTGGGATGCTTCTTAATAGAAATATAGAGCGAGGTTATCAACTGGGTTATACCAACGATATTAAAGGGGGTATGAGTGGGGGGCCGATTTTTAATCGAGAGGGAAAATTAGTGGGAATCAACGGATTGATGAAATCACTCACCCAAGGTCACAAATCTATTACATTTAGTGACGGAACAAGGGCTTCACTAGAGCAAGCACAAGAAATACTCTCTCTTAATTGGGGCATTCCCATCGATAAAATCTCTCAGTTGCGGCAGTTTTCTAGTTTGGGTTTTTGA
- a CDS encoding COP23 domain-containing protein: MNKLLKLTAVGALATIGLVGLANSAKAQLDESQLIPQQPREILACVNDGSGGVALVPQQIQEYASAYNSLYIVTDQTKVLQQGEPNIVFTKTLHSANPKGAYTPESRCQAIRDRVTNLKNSLGIESFAELSRIGKVNGQKVIAVNKVSRQTVVMTLSGENGKWKVAKYEVLPKFQAFVNSPFTPAATGPILE, translated from the coding sequence ATGAATAAGTTATTAAAACTTACTGCTGTGGGTGCTTTGGCTACTATTGGTTTAGTAGGATTAGCTAATAGTGCAAAAGCTCAATTAGACGAATCACAATTGATCCCTCAACAACCTCGGGAGATTTTAGCCTGTGTAAATGATGGATCAGGGGGAGTCGCTTTAGTCCCTCAACAGATTCAGGAATATGCCAGCGCATACAATTCTTTATATATCGTTACCGATCAAACAAAAGTCCTTCAGCAGGGCGAACCGAATATAGTCTTTACAAAAACCCTTCATTCCGCTAACCCTAAAGGAGCTTACACTCCCGAAAGTCGCTGTCAAGCTATCCGAGACCGTGTCACTAATCTAAAAAATTCTCTAGGAATAGAAAGCTTTGCAGAGCTAAGTCGAATCGGAAAAGTGAACGGACAAAAAGTGATTGCTGTCAATAAAGTTTCTCGTCAAACAGTGGTGATGACACTAAGCGGAGAAAATGGGAAGTGGAAAGTAGCAAAATATGAAGTTTTACCTAAGTTCCAAGCTTTTGTTAATTCACCATTTACGCCTGCCGCAACAGGTCCTATTTTAGAATAG
- a CDS encoding D-alanyl-D-alanine carboxypeptidase/D-alanyl-D-alanine-endopeptidase, translating to MLESLSIGLLSFFLQLFGHSPTPLQAMPLMDWQQEAIFAVPTQGDPVVEKIVADYLQKLSEQGINPELQGIWIQSMWAELANHRSNLAASAASLTKIATTLAALETWGPAHRFETRIYHTGAIQKGILQGDLIIEGSGDPLFVWEEAIALGNALHQLGITQVKGNLVITGDFSMNFQSSPQVSGALLMRGVNSSLWPSGVEQEYQKLPQKPNRPQLVITGKVQESATVPTGAQLLLRHQSLTVVELVKQMNIYSNNAMAEMLAKSVGGAEKVAQIAIQVAQVSPQEIRLINGSGLGVDNRISPQAVCQILMAIQRKYEPQSITLADLFPVAGLDKKGTMKWRHLPQGVAIKTGTLAQVSALAGVIPTQERGLVWFSIQNSGSPQIDKFRADQDQLLQSLASHWQVLPSLLKSSAKEVFLGDPTRNLKAQS from the coding sequence ATGCTAGAGAGTCTTAGTATAGGTTTACTTAGCTTTTTTTTACAATTGTTTGGACATTCACCGACCCCTTTACAAGCTATGCCCTTGATGGACTGGCAGCAAGAGGCCATTTTTGCTGTACCCACTCAAGGTGATCCCGTCGTTGAAAAAATTGTGGCTGACTATTTGCAAAAACTATCCGAGCAGGGAATTAATCCTGAGCTTCAAGGCATCTGGATTCAATCTATGTGGGCAGAATTAGCCAATCACCGCAGTAATTTGGCGGCTTCTGCTGCCTCTTTAACCAAAATAGCCACTACTCTAGCGGCTTTGGAAACTTGGGGACCGGCTCATCGTTTTGAAACCCGTATTTATCATACAGGAGCAATCCAAAAGGGGATTTTACAAGGAGATTTGATCATCGAAGGTAGCGGCGATCCGTTATTTGTTTGGGAAGAGGCGATCGCTCTCGGCAATGCTCTCCATCAGTTAGGAATTACTCAAGTCAAGGGAAATTTAGTAATTACTGGTGATTTCTCTATGAATTTTCAGTCCTCACCTCAAGTATCTGGGGCGCTGCTCATGCGGGGTGTAAATAGTTCTCTATGGCCTTCTGGGGTTGAACAAGAATATCAAAAACTGCCTCAAAAACCTAATCGGCCTCAATTGGTGATCACCGGCAAAGTTCAAGAGAGTGCTACTGTTCCTACGGGGGCGCAGTTACTCCTACGCCATCAATCATTAACTGTCGTAGAACTGGTTAAACAAATGAATATTTATAGTAATAATGCTATGGCGGAAATGTTAGCTAAATCAGTGGGGGGAGCCGAAAAGGTGGCTCAAATTGCCATTCAGGTGGCTCAAGTTTCTCCTCAAGAAATTCGTTTAATTAATGGCTCGGGTTTAGGCGTAGATAACCGAATTTCTCCTCAAGCTGTTTGTCAAATTTTAATGGCGATTCAACGCAAATATGAACCACAATCTATTACTCTCGCTGATTTATTTCCTGTAGCTGGACTAGATAAAAAAGGAACGATGAAATGGCGACATCTTCCTCAAGGAGTGGCTATCAAAACCGGAACTTTAGCTCAGGTCAGTGCTTTAGCCGGAGTGATTCCCACTCAAGAACGAGGATTAGTCTGGTTTTCTATTCAGAATTCCGGCTCGCCTCAGATTGATAAGTTTCGGGCCGATCAAGACCAACTTTTACAAAGTTTGGCCAGCCATTGGCAAGTTTTACCCTCTCTCCTAAAATCTTCCGCTAAAGAAGTTTTTTTAGGTGATCCTACCCGCAATTTAAAAGCACAAAGTTAA
- the plsX gene encoding phosphate acyltransferase PlsX, which yields MASTRARIAVDAMGGDFAPNQIIAGAIRASAELDVDVLLVGDSQQIESYLQHHHHPSNVEIVHADGVVTMDEEPLTAIRRKPNASINVAMDLVKDKRADAVVSAGHSGAAMASALLRLGRLKGIDRPAIGAVFPTILAGKSVIVLDVGANVDSRPKYLEQFALMGTIYSKYVMAVEDPKVGLLNIGEESSKGNDLALRTYQLLEANEKIPFIGNAEGRDVLSGRFDVIVCDGFVGNVLLKFAEAVGEVMLQIIKEELPQGIRGQLGTALLKPNLKRLKQRIDHAEHGGALLFGVGGVCIISHGSSQAPSIFNAIRQAKDAIDNQVLERIQAYNEEHQQETQTNTETVNQ from the coding sequence ATGGCATCAACTCGCGCAAGAATTGCAGTAGACGCTATGGGTGGCGATTTTGCCCCCAATCAAATCATCGCTGGAGCGATCCGAGCTTCAGCCGAACTGGATGTAGATGTACTGTTAGTCGGAGATTCACAACAGATTGAATCTTATCTTCAGCATCATCATCATCCGAGCAATGTAGAAATTGTCCACGCGGACGGGGTTGTCACTATGGACGAAGAACCCTTAACCGCTATTCGACGTAAACCGAATGCGTCGATTAACGTGGCAATGGATTTAGTTAAAGACAAAAGGGCTGATGCTGTGGTTTCAGCCGGACACTCTGGGGCAGCTATGGCATCGGCCTTACTGCGTTTAGGTCGTCTTAAAGGCATTGATCGCCCGGCTATCGGTGCTGTTTTTCCCACCATCTTAGCTGGAAAATCAGTGATTGTTTTGGATGTTGGCGCAAATGTGGATAGTCGTCCCAAATATCTTGAGCAATTTGCCCTGATGGGGACAATTTACAGCAAATACGTCATGGCAGTAGAAGACCCCAAAGTCGGTTTACTCAACATTGGCGAAGAATCTTCCAAGGGAAATGATTTAGCGCTAAGAACCTATCAACTTTTAGAAGCTAATGAAAAAATTCCTTTTATCGGCAATGCAGAAGGACGAGATGTTTTATCAGGTCGTTTCGATGTGATTGTCTGTGATGGTTTTGTGGGAAATGTGTTGCTTAAGTTCGCAGAAGCGGTGGGCGAAGTGATGCTACAAATCATCAAAGAAGAGTTACCCCAAGGCATTCGGGGTCAACTCGGTACAGCCTTATTAAAACCTAATCTCAAACGACTCAAGCAACGGATTGATCACGCAGAACATGGAGGTGCTTTACTGTTTGGTGTAGGCGGAGTCTGTATTATTAGTCATGGCAGTTCACAAGCTCCCTCTATTTTTAATGCGATTCGCCAGGCTAAAGACGCGATTGATAATCAAGTCTTAGAACGTATTCAGGCATACAATGAAGAACATCAACAAGAAACCCAAACTAATACAGAAACCGTAAACCAGTGA
- a CDS encoding beta-ketoacyl-ACP synthase III: MKYTQQGIAITGCGSATPKQILSNEDLSQMVDTSDEWIKTRTGISTRHLASLDNSLSQLGAKAASQALSMAGLEASEIDLIVLATSTADDLFGSACQIQSLLGASRAVAFDLTAACSGFVFGLITVAQFIRMGVYRNVLLIGGDILSRWVDWSDRNSCVLFGDGAGAVVCQATESRDGLLGFEMCSDGNYNSFLNLAYQPQSKSLVHEVSIAQGGYEFITMNGREVYRFAVAKVPEVIEKALYRAELGTDDVDWLILHQANQRIMDAVASRLNIPDEKVISNVANYGNTSAASIPLALNEAVRNGKIQPGNIIAISGFGAGLTWGAAIFQWGN, from the coding sequence TTGAAATATACTCAGCAAGGAATCGCTATCACTGGCTGCGGTTCGGCAACACCAAAACAAATTCTCAGCAATGAAGACCTTTCCCAGATGGTCGACACCTCTGATGAATGGATTAAAACCCGCACAGGAATATCCACAAGACATTTGGCTTCTTTAGATAATTCTTTGAGTCAATTAGGTGCTAAAGCCGCCAGTCAAGCTCTTTCAATGGCGGGACTAGAAGCCAGCGAAATTGACCTGATTGTTTTAGCTACCTCTACTGCGGATGATTTATTTGGCAGTGCTTGTCAAATACAAAGCCTACTCGGTGCCTCTCGCGCTGTGGCCTTTGATTTAACTGCTGCTTGCTCGGGCTTTGTGTTTGGCTTAATCACTGTGGCTCAATTTATTCGTATGGGAGTTTATCGAAATGTCCTGTTGATAGGAGGAGATATTCTCTCTCGCTGGGTAGATTGGTCAGATAGAAATAGCTGTGTTTTGTTTGGAGATGGCGCTGGTGCTGTGGTGTGTCAAGCCACTGAAAGCCGCGATGGCCTATTAGGGTTTGAGATGTGCAGCGATGGAAATTACAATAGTTTTCTGAATTTAGCCTATCAACCCCAATCTAAATCCCTTGTTCATGAGGTGTCTATCGCTCAGGGCGGCTATGAATTTATTACTATGAACGGACGCGAGGTTTATCGTTTTGCCGTTGCTAAAGTCCCAGAAGTTATAGAAAAAGCCTTATATCGGGCTGAACTTGGTACAGATGATGTTGACTGGTTGATTTTACATCAGGCTAATCAACGCATTATGGATGCCGTAGCCAGCCGTTTAAATATTCCCGATGAAAAAGTAATTAGTAATGTAGCCAACTATGGAAATACTTCCGCCGCTTCTATTCCTCTGGCTTTAAATGAGGCTGTCCGCAATGGAAAAATCCAACCTGGCAATATTATTGCTATTTCTGGGTTTGGTGCTGGACTGACTTGGGGAGCCGCCATTTTTCAATGGGGAAATTAA
- the fabD gene encoding ACP S-malonyltransferase produces the protein MTKIAWVFPGQGSQTVGMGVDLKDTLTGKTKFEQAEKILGWSVLDKSVSNEEELSLTLYTQPTLYVIEAILADLLQENGEFPQIVAGHSLGEYSALYAARVFDFETGLNLVKCRAELMSSASGGKMVALMKFDRPSLDQIIEDTPDVVLANDNSEQQVVISGIPAGVDQVCSQIKAKRAVPLKVGGAFHSPFMDEASQQFQAVLESVSFADAKVPVLSNVDPTPATNAEILKQRLRAQMTGSVRWREIMAQLSVQEVTQVVEVGPGKVLTGLIKRDCPDILLRNVSALENIHL, from the coding sequence ATGACTAAAATCGCTTGGGTATTTCCCGGACAAGGTTCACAAACAGTAGGGATGGGAGTAGATTTAAAAGATACTCTCACCGGTAAAACGAAATTTGAACAAGCAGAAAAGATCTTAGGCTGGTCTGTATTAGATAAATCTGTTAGTAACGAAGAAGAATTATCTTTAACCCTTTATACTCAGCCGACTTTATATGTGATCGAGGCAATTTTGGCCGACTTGCTGCAAGAAAATGGAGAATTTCCCCAGATCGTGGCCGGTCACAGCTTAGGAGAATATTCGGCTTTGTATGCGGCTAGAGTCTTCGATTTTGAAACGGGATTAAATCTAGTCAAATGTAGAGCCGAACTGATGAGTTCTGCTTCTGGTGGAAAAATGGTGGCTTTGATGAAATTTGATCGCCCTTCTTTAGATCAAATCATTGAAGATACACCGGATGTCGTCCTAGCTAATGATAATAGTGAGCAACAGGTAGTCATTTCCGGAATCCCGGCAGGGGTGGATCAGGTTTGCTCTCAAATTAAGGCAAAACGAGCCGTGCCTTTAAAAGTGGGTGGGGCGTTTCACTCTCCTTTTATGGACGAGGCTTCTCAACAGTTTCAAGCTGTTTTGGAATCTGTTAGTTTTGCTGATGCTAAAGTTCCTGTGTTATCTAATGTCGATCCTACCCCAGCTACTAATGCAGAAATTTTAAAACAGCGCTTAAGAGCGCAAATGACTGGTTCAGTACGCTGGCGCGAAATTATGGCACAGTTATCTGTTCAAGAAGTTACTCAGGTGGTGGAAGTGGGACCCGGTAAAGTATTGACGGGTTTAATTAAAAGAGACTGTCCTGATATCCTTTTGAGAAATGTCAGTGCTTTAGAAAATATCCACCTTTAA
- a CDS encoding protochlorophyllide reductase, translating to MEQQRKSTAIITGASSGVGLQAAKALADLGWYVVMACRDIEKTKRVAQEVGMPADSYNIIYIDLASLQSVREFVKYFRALSRPLDALVCNAAIYMPLLKEPLWSPDGYELTMATNHLGHFLLCNLMLDDLKQSAVKPAKLVILGTVTHNPNELGGKIPPRPDLGNLQGFAAGFKAPYSMIDGKAFEPVKAYKDSKVCNILTMRELHRRYHASTGIIFNSLYPGCVATTALFRNHYPKFQKYFPLFQKYITGGFVSEELSGQRVAQVVAEPDFAQSGVYWSWGNRQKKNGQAFVQKVSTQAGDDAKAVRLWELSEQLVGLKTPVMAW from the coding sequence ATGGAACAACAACGTAAGTCAACGGCGATCATTACTGGAGCCTCTTCCGGGGTGGGTTTACAAGCCGCCAAAGCCCTTGCTGATTTGGGGTGGTATGTGGTGATGGCTTGTCGGGATATCGAAAAAACCAAACGAGTCGCCCAAGAAGTGGGAATGCCCGCCGATAGCTATAACATTATTTATATTGATTTAGCCTCTTTACAGAGTGTTCGAGAGTTTGTCAAGTATTTTAGGGCACTCAGTCGTCCTTTAGATGCTTTAGTCTGTAATGCCGCCATTTATATGCCTCTGTTAAAGGAACCCTTATGGAGTCCGGACGGATATGAATTAACGATGGCAACTAATCACTTGGGGCATTTCCTGCTGTGTAATCTGATGTTGGATGACCTCAAGCAATCCGCAGTAAAACCGGCAAAATTGGTTATTTTGGGCACTGTTACCCACAACCCGAATGAACTAGGCGGCAAAATTCCCCCTCGCCCAGATTTAGGAAATTTACAGGGTTTTGCCGCAGGTTTCAAAGCGCCTTACTCAATGATTGATGGTAAAGCATTTGAGCCAGTCAAAGCCTATAAAGACAGTAAAGTGTGTAATATCTTGACTATGAGAGAATTACATCGTCGTTATCATGCCTCCACTGGCATTATATTCAATTCTCTCTATCCGGGATGTGTGGCAACCACTGCCTTATTCCGCAATCACTATCCTAAGTTTCAAAAGTATTTCCCTCTGTTCCAAAAGTACATTACTGGGGGATTTGTTTCTGAAGAGTTATCCGGTCAAAGAGTTGCTCAGGTCGTGGCCGAGCCGGATTTTGCTCAATCTGGTGTCTATTGGAGTTGGGGAAATAGACAGAAAAAGAATGGTCAAGCCTTTGTGCAAAAGGTTTCTACGCAAGCCGGAGATGATGCAAAAGCCGTGCGGCTGTGGGAATTAAGTGAACAGTTGGTCGGACTTAAGACACCTGTAATGGCTTGGTAA
- a CDS encoding ATP-dependent helicase, giving the protein MSLIPPSIHQQEEQLKLLRDSLRIGQRSLADWKGGRMAVSAVPGAGKSHSLSVAAALAIAGYQLHARKQLVIVTYTRSAASSIKTKIRERLKELKLPQSGFTVQTLHGLALQIATRHPDLSALNLDTSTIIIPTPSHRIIRACVEQWIASTPGRYQVLLEGLQFDGEETERLRRQSVLRTEVLPSLTYTVVREAKSSARSPQDVWELSSYTQDPYQTLAVAAGLYEQYERLMRSRDYIDYDDMILAALRVLEDPGIRQHWQNLVFGVFEDEAQDSSPLQEKLITLLATDPKNPHAPPNLIRVGDPNQAINSTFTPADPVYFNWFCSTCHTEGKLATMDQAGRSSEIIIKAANFVLHWICQTWQKGAKTRGNTPQVSMNNSQLPFRLQDINLVTADDPQPDANPQPVGQGLEIYTPKDIFETVKLIEQRVVELLEANPKHNAAILVRENRQGRFLAEQLAHLPKQHQIRVYEVSEVDRSSQIPLEMLKLLLFLDRPHSPDNLKAALEILEQRGLIPAQDLNALVTYPEQFLYPSPLEPPQKPPVEQARRYCCNLLRSKIELPHYYLITFLGMTLKYSGSELATVQKLADRINQEIVGNSSLKTILAALSEIVNSERFEAIEEDNDDQYTRAKQLTIITMHKAKGLDWDYVFIPFLHDDVLPGKPWVPTAAKFLGDFTLAEVARAQIRAAVHSQYQNPDILPRIPDPLKAWEEANKLKEAEEFRLLYVAMTRAKRLLWMSAAKQGPFRWSVFRTGQTNNLQDKTPCRVLPALMHRFPASFMNYDNF; this is encoded by the coding sequence ATGAGCTTGATACCGCCCTCGATCCATCAACAAGAAGAACAACTAAAATTATTACGGGATAGCTTACGTATTGGACAACGAAGTTTAGCAGACTGGAAGGGCGGAAGAATGGCCGTTTCGGCGGTGCCGGGGGCCGGCAAATCTCATAGTTTATCAGTAGCCGCCGCTTTAGCGATCGCCGGTTATCAACTCCACGCCAGAAAGCAGTTAGTCATCGTAACTTATACCCGTTCAGCCGCCTCCAGTATTAAAACGAAAATTCGAGAACGTCTCAAAGAGTTAAAATTGCCTCAAAGCGGCTTTACTGTTCAAACCTTACACGGGTTAGCCCTACAAATTGCCACTCGCCATCCGGACTTATCAGCATTAAATTTAGACACTTCTACCATTATTATCCCAACCCCGAGTCATCGAATCATCCGCGCTTGTGTAGAACAATGGATCGCTTCCACGCCTGGGCGCTATCAAGTCTTATTAGAGGGGTTGCAATTTGACGGAGAAGAAACCGAAAGATTACGCCGTCAGTCCGTGTTAAGAACAGAAGTATTACCGAGTTTGACCTATACCGTCGTTCGAGAGGCGAAAAGTTCAGCAAGATCACCCCAAGATGTCTGGGAATTAAGCTCTTACACTCAAGATCCCTATCAAACTTTAGCCGTAGCCGCCGGTTTATATGAACAGTATGAGCGATTAATGCGCTCACGGGATTATATTGATTATGATGATATGATTTTAGCCGCTTTACGGGTACTTGAAGACCCTGGTATTCGTCAACATTGGCAAAATTTAGTTTTCGGGGTATTCGAAGATGAAGCCCAAGACTCTAGTCCGCTACAAGAAAAACTGATTACTCTACTAGCCACTGACCCCAAAAATCCCCATGCACCTCCTAATTTAATCCGAGTGGGTGACCCTAATCAAGCGATTAATTCCACCTTTACGCCGGCTGATCCGGTGTATTTCAACTGGTTTTGTAGCACCTGCCATACAGAGGGCAAACTCGCGACGATGGACCAAGCCGGACGAAGTAGTGAAATTATTATTAAAGCCGCTAATTTTGTCTTACATTGGATTTGTCAGACATGGCAAAAAGGGGCAAAAACTCGAGGGAATACACCTCAAGTCTCGATGAATAATTCTCAATTACCCTTTCGGCTACAAGATATTAATCTTGTTACGGCTGATGATCCTCAACCCGATGCTAACCCTCAACCTGTAGGCCAAGGATTAGAAATTTATACACCAAAAGATATTTTTGAAACGGTTAAGTTAATTGAACAACGAGTCGTTGAATTATTGGAGGCTAACCCTAAACATAATGCCGCTATTTTAGTCAGAGAAAACCGTCAAGGACGATTTTTAGCCGAACAATTGGCCCATTTACCGAAACAACATCAAATCCGAGTTTATGAAGTTTCTGAGGTAGATCGTTCTTCTCAAATTCCCCTAGAAATGCTAAAACTCCTGCTGTTTTTAGATCGCCCTCATTCACCAGATAATTTAAAAGCGGCTTTAGAAATTTTAGAACAACGCGGTCTAATTCCGGCTCAAGATTTAAATGCTTTAGTCACTTATCCAGAACAATTCCTTTATCCCAGTCCTTTAGAACCTCCCCAAAAACCGCCGGTAGAACAAGCGCGTCGTTATTGTTGTAATTTACTGCGCTCTAAAATAGAATTGCCGCATTATTATTTGATTACTTTTTTAGGAATGACTTTAAAGTATTCGGGTTCAGAATTAGCTACGGTGCAAAAATTAGCCGATAGAATTAATCAAGAAATTGTGGGTAATAGTTCTCTTAAAACTATTTTAGCCGCTCTCAGTGAAATTGTCAATTCAGAGCGATTTGAAGCCATAGAAGAAGATAATGATGATCAATATACTCGTGCCAAACAATTAACCATTATTACCATGCACAAAGCTAAAGGATTAGATTGGGATTATGTGTTTATTCCTTTTTTGCATGATGATGTTTTACCCGGTAAACCTTGGGTTCCCACAGCCGCCAAATTTCTAGGAGATTTTACTTTAGCTGAAGTCGCCCGGGCGCAAATTCGAGCAGCCGTTCATTCTCAGTATCAAAACCCAGATATTTTACCGCGTATTCCCGACCCCCTCAAGGCTTGGGAAGAAGCCAATAAGCTCAAAGAGGCCGAAGAATTTCGCTTATTATATGTGGCGATGACGAGAGCTAAACGATTATTATGGATGTCTGCGGCTAAACAAGGGCCCTTTCGTTGGAGTGTTTTTCGCACTGGACAAACTAACAATTTACAAGACAAAACTCCCTGTCGTGTTTTACCCGCTTTGATGCACCGTTTTCCTGCTTCTTTCATGAATTATGACAATTTTTAA
- a CDS encoding alpha/beta fold hydrolase, with the protein MTFFTQSNLSSLKINIGGKIEQYKWNWKGQPLTVVYETLGQGLPILLLPAFSTVSTRTEMGKIAQSLSAQYQTVVLDWLGFGASERPFLEYQPPLYHQLLQDFLPSVFTQPVIIIAAGHAAGYALEFAKNCPSLVSKLILVAPTWQGPLKVMGLPEEMRNFVRETVRTPLLGEFLYSLNTAPPFLHFMYSRHVYTDESKLTKEFIEQKWQITQHPNGRYAPAAFVTGTLDPVSDRAQFLSLLESLTIPILLIIAQQAPPSSKAEMEAMAAIPHLKTVSLPGALGIHEEYPEAVVEAIESFLLPIAS; encoded by the coding sequence ATGACTTTTTTCACTCAATCTAATCTCTCCTCACTAAAAATTAATATTGGTGGAAAAATAGAGCAATATAAATGGAATTGGAAAGGACAACCCTTGACAGTGGTTTATGAAACCCTAGGCCAAGGACTACCTATATTACTGCTACCAGCTTTTAGTACCGTTTCGACGCGCACCGAAATGGGCAAAATTGCTCAGAGTTTATCGGCTCAATATCAAACAGTTGTCTTAGATTGGTTGGGTTTTGGCGCATCGGAACGACCTTTTTTAGAGTATCAGCCGCCACTTTATCATCAACTTTTACAAGATTTTCTGCCATCAGTATTTACTCAACCAGTTATCATCATCGCGGCCGGTCATGCGGCGGGTTATGCTTTAGAATTCGCCAAAAATTGCCCCAGTCTAGTATCAAAATTAATTTTAGTGGCTCCCACTTGGCAAGGTCCCTTAAAAGTGATGGGACTTCCTGAAGAAATGAGAAATTTCGTCAGAGAGACGGTGCGAACTCCCTTACTCGGAGAATTTCTTTATAGCCTCAATACCGCTCCCCCATTCTTACATTTTATGTATAGCCGTCATGTCTATACCGATGAGAGCAAACTCACCAAAGAATTTATTGAGCAAAAATGGCAGATTACTCAACATCCTAATGGGAGATATGCGCCGGCGGCTTTCGTTACGGGAACCCTTGATCCCGTCAGTGATCGCGCTCAATTCCTCAGTCTGTTAGAATCTTTGACTATTCCTATTTTACTCATTATTGCTCAACAAGCACCTCCCTCATCCAAAGCTGAAATGGAAGCGATGGCGGCTATTCCCCACCTAAAAACCGTCTCGTTACCAGGAGCTTTAGGCATTCATGAAGAGTACCCAGAGGCAGTTGTTGAGGCAATTGAATCTTTTTTATTGCCCATTGCTAGTTAA
- the cobO gene encoding cob(I)yrinic acid a,c-diamide adenosyltransferase — translation MTTPSDTTSEAYKQKMQRRKAIQEQRVAERNQEKGLIIVHTGNGKGKTTAALGMVLRSLGHGYQVAIIQFIKGAWEPAEKAVLSRWEGQLQFLAMGEGFTWETQDRQRDREKAEQAWSKALEFINNPDYKLVLLDEINVALKLGYLDVNQVIAGLTEKPEDSHVILTGRGAPPELIQKADLVTEMKLLKHPFHEQGVKAQPGIEF, via the coding sequence ATGACAACTCCGTCTGACACCACTTCAGAAGCTTATAAGCAGAAAATGCAGCGACGCAAAGCCATTCAAGAGCAACGAGTGGCCGAACGAAACCAAGAAAAAGGTTTAATTATTGTTCATACGGGTAATGGAAAGGGAAAAACTACAGCCGCTTTAGGGATGGTTTTGCGTTCTTTAGGTCATGGTTATCAAGTGGCTATTATTCAATTTATCAAAGGCGCTTGGGAACCGGCTGAAAAAGCTGTGCTGAGTCGTTGGGAAGGACAACTGCAATTTTTAGCGATGGGAGAGGGGTTTACCTGGGAAACGCAAGACCGTCAACGAGATAGAGAAAAAGCCGAGCAAGCTTGGTCTAAAGCCTTAGAATTTATTAATAATCCTGATTATAAGCTAGTTTTGTTAGATGAAATTAATGTGGCTCTTAAATTAGGGTATTTAGATGTTAATCAAGTGATAGCGGGATTGACAGAAAAACCCGAGGATTCTCATGTGATTTTAACTGGCAGAGGGGCACCACCAGAACTTATTCAAAAAGCGGATTTAGTGACCGAAATGAAACTGCTTAAGCATCCTTTCCACGAGCAAGGGGTGAAAGCGCAACCGGGAATTGAATTTTAG